The following proteins are co-located in the Triticum aestivum cultivar Chinese Spring chromosome 1A, IWGSC CS RefSeq v2.1, whole genome shotgun sequence genome:
- the LOC123066256 gene encoding pentatricopeptide repeat-containing protein At2g17210 yields the protein MAIGTAAAAAVRRSLGAAVPDLAVAHLCCPSTPVTYNAAHLPPTPATLLALLRRAPAPAPHPTTAVHACLLKTAYFRPGGCTVPNSLLASYATSGDSLAAAKLFDEMPLRDVASWTSMMRAHLAGGSASQALCMFRDMLAGGDDAPEPDGVVLVVALRACAELEDLALGASLHALMERRGLQGCDVFVANSLVDMYARCLDLQSAKKVFDMTPSRNVVSWNTILSGLARTGRATDALDLLASSSSLLKEGSDIGFDETTLVVLLQLCKRLEGGQAMWCRSVHAAAVRRGLLLSSTGLPLLNALLDAYAKCGLLEHTVRLFRGMPERNIVTWSTVIAGCVHNGRPGEAIACAVVMREAGETPNSVTILSVLEACTDCAEMAASRCAHGMALRSGLALERDVSNALVDMYGKCGNLAAATRVFNAMPRRDVLTWNSMIGALGMNGRARDALALLDRMEQEWDIMPNGVTMLAVLSACAHGGLVEEGVACFERMTATHSVEPQVEHLSCVVDMLARAGDLEGAARVIEERISTSSSPAAWSALLSACRGYSSDSSVGRDAACRVLELEPGNAAGYLMSMGVPGAGETAARMRQLMRERGVGVTGGHSIVQVGCNAHSFMSWDGCHPDRGRVYSMLHLLHQQMLPPTPPHPNHHHLTLLSHKCHD from the coding sequence ATGGCAATCGgaacggcagcagcggcggcggtgcggcgcagCCTCGGCGCCGCAGTCCCGGACCTCGCCGTCGCCCACCTCTGCTGCCCCTCGACCCCCGTCACCTACAACGCAGCCCACCTCCCGCCCACGCCggccaccctcctcgccctcctccgccgcgcgcccgcgcccgcgccgcacCCCACCACCGCCGTGCACGCCTGCCTCCTCAAGACGGCCTACTTCCGCCCGGGGGGCTGCACCGTCCCCAACTCGCTGCTCGCCTCCTACGCAACATCCGGCGACTCCCTTGCCGCGGCGaagctgttcgacgaaatgcctcTTAGGGACGTCGCGTCCTGGACCTCCATGATGCGGGCACACCTCGCGGGGGGCTCGGCGTCCCAGGCCCTGTGCATGTTCAGGGACATGCTCGCTGGCGGCGACGACGCACCGGAGCCGGacggggtcgtcctcgtcgtcgcgCTCCGCGCCTGCGCCGAGCTCGAGGACCTGGCGCTCGGGGCCTCCCTGCACGCCCTCATGGAGCGCCGTGGGCTGCAGGGCTGCGATGTCTTCGTCGCCAACTCGCTCGTCGACATGTACGCCAGGTGCCTGGACCTGCAGTCCGCCAAGAAGGTGTTCGACATGACCCCGAGCAGGAACGTGGTGTCCTGGAACACCATCCTCTCTGGACTCGCGCGCACCGGCCGTGCCACCGACGCGCTAGACCTTCTTGCCTCCTCCTCGTCCTTGCTGAAAGAGGGCAGCGACATCGGCTTCGATGAGACGACGTTGGTGGTGCTGCTTCAGCTGTGCAAGAGGCTCGAGGGCGGCCAGGCCATGTGGTGCCGGTCTGTCCATGCCGCGGCCGTGAGGAGGGGGCTCCTATTGTCCTCGACAGGCCTGCCTCTGTTGAACGCCCTGCTGGACGCATACGCCAAGTGCGGCCTGCTTGAGCACACGGTCAGGCTGTTCCGCGGCATGCCTGAGAGGAACATCGTCACGTGGAGCACCGTCATCGCTGGATGCGTCCACAACGGCCGGCCTGGCGAGGCGATCGCGTGCGCCGTCGTGATGAGGGAGGCCGGGGAGACGCCCAACTCGGTCACCATACTGAGCGTCCTCGAGGCATGCACAGACTGTGCGGAGATGGCAGCGTCGAGATGCGCCCACGGCATGGCGCTCAGGAGTGGGCTAGCCTTGGAGCGGGACGTCAGCAACGCTCTGGTGGACATGTATGGTAAATGCGGCAACCTGGCTGCGGCGACGAGGGTGTTCAATGCGATGCCGCGAAGGGACGTGCTCACCtggaactccatgattggcgctcTGGGGATGAATGGCCGCGCACGTGATGCCCTCGCCCTCCTCGACAGGATGGAGCAGGAATGGGACATCATGCCGAACGGTGTCACGATGCTGGCCGTGCTGTCGGCATGCGCGCACGGAGGTCTGGTAGAGGAGGGCGTGGCCTGCTTCGAGAGGATGACGGCGACACACTCGGTTGAGCCACAGGTGGAGCACCTATCGTGCGTCGTCGACATGCTCGCGCGTGCAGGGGACCTTGAGGGGGCCGCTAGGGTCATCGAGGAGAGGATATCCACCAGCAGCAGTCCAGCAGCCTGGAGTGCGCTGCTAAGCGCCTGCAGAGGCTACAGCAGCGACTCGAGTGTTGGACGTGATGCTGCCTGCCGCGTCCTGGAGTTGGAGCCGGGCAATGCGGCGGGGTACCTGATGTCGATGGGCGTGCCCGGCGCTGGCGAGACGGCAGCGCGGATGCGACAGCTGATGAGGGAGAGGGGAGTAGGGGTGACTGGCGGACACAGCATAGTGCAGGTGGGGTGCAATGCTCACAGCTTCATGTCATGGGATGGATGCCACCCTGACAGAGGGCGGGTTTACTCCATGCTACATCTCCTGCATCAACAGATGCTGCCGCCTACTCCTCCACATCCA